The DNA window TTAATCATGGATTCTCCTAAGATAACTCACACATATTTTGGCGAAATAACCGTATTCTTCCGTTCGGAAAAAAATCAAAAAGCATACAACCGTTGGAACAAAAAATGCGATTGTGGTATACAATAGAAAATCGTCAAGTCCTTTGTACACAAATGTAGATTTACACAAATACAAAATTATGAATTGAAAAAGTACCCCAATAACATCTCTGATCGTAGAGGAAAGAATGGCTTTTAGTTTAATTCCAAGGCCGTACTTCAAAACAATATAAGGTTCATACCAGACAACAAAAACCACAACCGAAAACGTTGTACCCAAGAGTATTCCAAAGATACCCAAATGGAAAAAAAAAGCTAATCCAAATGACATTGCTAAATTCAAGGCCGATTCAATAATTGATTTCCACCGTTGATTCCATGCTAATCCATATGCATCTATAAATGTTAATGGTGTCTTTCTATAAACATCTAAAAATAGATTAAAAGAAATTAAAAAAATAATTGCGTCGCTTAGGAGGAATTTTTTTCCAAGCCACGCTGCAATGAAGGGATTAATTAACATGAACAAGCCGCTGAAAATATACAGAGCAATCACAACATTCACAAAGTGAATTTTTTTGAAGATTTGAAAATCGCTTTTACTTTTATCCAATTTTAATAAACCAATCGTTGATGTAAGCCCTGAAAAAAGCCTGCTGACCAAGGACTGGAGAGTAGCCACAATCAGTGAATAATTTGAATATAATCCAACTTGTACAATGCCAACAAACATCGATATTAAAATATTGTCTGTGCTATAAGCTGTAATTGTGCCAACCTTGTTAGAAAAATTACCAATTGTCAATTTTTTGATTGAAGATACAGTTCGAGGATCTAAGTGATAATTAGATATCTGTTTATTTATGTAAGGATATTCTTTGTCTACTTGAAATGAAATAGCAATATTTGAAATAACAGTAAAGAAAACACTCACCGCAGCATAGGCAATAAAACTTTTTAGCAAAAACAAAGTTAGCATCTGGCACAGAGACGAAAGAGTGTTAAATACCAGTAAGTTAAGCTGATTTTTATAATTCTTTTGATCTGCATCTAGTAATGATCTCTTGTATGTGAAAAAGTATCCTGAAACTGAATTTAACAAAAAGAAAAAGTAAACTATCCGGATTTCCAGCATCGTTGTGGGCTGACCTTGAATCTGCTGGTTCACAAAAGGAAATATAGCCACACCCAGAATCAATACTGAAATTCCGATAATTTGGTAGATTTTTTTGAATAGGTGCATAAGCCTAATAATTAAAATCTCATCTCGAGATTGAAGTGGGGCATACAAAGAGTAAATGATTGCTGTTCCAATACCAAGCTCTGCTAAAGACAAAGTTCCTAGAACATTCGTGAAAAGACCATTGTATCCAAGAAAGGTTGATCCCAAAAAATGGATAAAAAAAGTGCGATTTAGAAATTGTAATACGGTGTTTAGGGCCACAACAAGAACACCAGAGAAGGTATTTAAAAAAATGGCCTTAAAACCAAATGAAACGGGTTTAGTATTACGCTCTGGCCTTGTATCTCTTTTATCCAGCATCTGTGCCTCCCTTTGTTGCCATTCTTATATCCTTTCTAATTAGTCTTTTGCCATTGCCACACATAACGCACACATGTATTTATTTTTTTCATAAAATTTGAAAACTTAACTTTAGCAAAGAATAATACTTTTTCGTGCCGCATGTTCGAATATAGCAACTCACACAATATTAAATTTAACAGTTCTAAATCGCTCTTGTCTCATTAAATCAGGGGACAAATATATCTCTAGTATTCCATTTCCAAATATCAAGGATCTTAAAGCCATAGCTGCGCTTCCTCTTGACTGTTCTCATGATTATCATATATAACAATTAGAGAAAATGTTTTAGCCATTATTTTGTGCCTTTCTAGCAACTTCAATTAATACATTTTCGAACTTTTGAGCACTTGATTTAAATGTCAAACTCTGAACCAACTTTGCACCATTAGTAGCAATCCGAATACGCTTGCTATTGTCATTAAATAAACTAATAATGCTATCTGCTAGTCCTTGATAATCTTCTACATCATTTAATAAAGCGGTTTGATTTTCAATACCAAAGTCATCCACGCCACCGTTCCTAGTCGAAACTAAAGCAGCCCCACTCGCCATGGCTTCAGTGGCCACTAATCCCCATCCTTCCAAAATACTAGTAAACAAAAATATGGAAGATTGATTGTAAATCCGTTCCCTGAGGGTTTTGATATTAGCTTTCTGAATATAGTAAATATAGGTAGGCAAGTTCTCAGGCGGTTCAAAATTACCAAAAAAAATCACTTTTAGATCTGGAAACGACGCATGTACTATTTCCAAGGCCTTCAGGCCGGTTCTGGTATCTTTATATTTATTAGGATGGTTGATCAAACTAACCACGTGTCCACGCATTGCAATAGGATTTATAATATAAAAATCACTTTTCCGCACATAATTTTTCACCAATACAACATGTGATTCAATTTTTTTTACCAGATTCAACAACCAAGTTGCAACAACAATTTTTTGAATTGGAAGCCGCCAGGCAGCTCGGACAATACGTTCTTCGCTATATACTTTTTCATCATGCTGAATCAAATATACCAAGCGATCGGCATTTACTTTTTTTTCAAAAAGTTCCAAGGCAATCCCGTAATCGCAAGCAAGTATGACATCTTGGTGATCAAACATTCTACGTTTAGTAGAGTAACATGTTTTAAGCAGCACACGTTTGTCCAAGGAAAGCCAAGTGATTGTCAATTGCTGCTTTGCACGCCTGACAAAATCTAAAAAATGGCCCAAGTGCTTCAAAATATTAAGCTTTCGAAGTTTATAAAAAGTATCCGCTTCAAAAATAATTTCCACTTCATGCCCACGAGATACCAAATAATTGGCGTAGTCGTATACAATTTTTCTGCCACCCGAAGCAGTGTTGTCGTGGAATCGCATTACGATTGAAATTTTCATCAGTTTTCCTGCCCGAACAAATCCAAAAATCGTTGAGTAGACTTAGCCATATTAGTTAATTGAAATTTTTGCTGTTTAGCAGCACTTTGAAAAGACGACTTAGTAGCAGTATTTTGATGATGCAATACTTTAATAGTCGGATCGTATTTAGAAACCATACCTTGAGCTCTTATATGTTTGTCTAGGATTTCGGTTTCAAAATAGAAAAAAGTACCTTCATCGAAAGGGCTGGCTACCTTAATAAAGAAATCTTTAGAAAATATAAGTAACGAACCGTGCAGGATTACATTCGTCTGAACGCTATCTGATTGAACAACTTTTCCTTGTCTATGTTGTAGCACGAAACGGCGCAAGATCTTTATCCTCTTTAAATTTGCTCGTAATTTAAATATAAGAGTAGGTTGATTTATTAATCGTACTGACCTCTGATGGATTTGTACAACTTCCTGATTCGAATATGCTTTATTTCTTTTTGGGTTTTGGTGAATGCCAGTCTCCGGCACAAAGACATCTGGGCCCATCACGTCAAATCTTTGTTTTTCAAAAGATGCTTGAACAAGTTGGATGAAATTTTTTTGTGAAAATTCAATATCATTATTCGCAAGTACAATAAAATCAGGTTTTAGTTTCAAAGCTTCAATATAGCCAATATCATTGCCCCTAGCAAAACCCACATTCGACTGATTCAAAATAACGTTCACACGACGATTAGTAGCAAAATATTCATCAAGTTTTTGACCAGAGCCATTTGGGGAGGCATTGTCAACGATTATAATCCTCTTATCGCCTGTAATGTCGTTCAAAATATGATTAACCTCTTGGAGAGTGGACTTATAGGACATGTAATGTAAAATAACCCAAACAAACATTCAATTTCGCCTCCCTTCTTTTATTTCAATTGATGTGTCTTTTTAACCCGTGGAACTTCCAAAGCATAGTTCTCACCGTAAATTTGTTTTAAATAATCATCCCAACGAGCCGGAACTCTAAAAGTTGTATCCTCAAATGGCAGAAAAGTACCCCTGCCCCAGATTTCGCTTGGAAATATCTCTTTGTCAAACGACGATCCAGTTATGGTACCAATCCATTTGGATTGGTTTCCCATACGCGATGAATAGATTTTATCCAAGACATCATAAGTCCAATTCTGGGAATACATTTTTTCAACATGCAATTTGTTCAGTAAGGATATTATTTTTTTTCGCATTCCTTTGTGCTGGGAAATTGTATCTTTATAATTTGCAGTATGGACAGCACCCAACAAGCGAAAAAACATTACTTCATATTTAAAAAAGAATCGTCCAAAAGATGAAGCTGGAACACCATCAAGAGGCAATATGTCAATAATCGTAAATCCTAAATGATTGTTTGATTTCAGTCCTAACTTATCTTGATATGTTGGCTTTAATAAAACTCTTGGAAAATATGAATGAATTTCATCCCCATTAAGATAACTAGCCATCCAATATTTATCAGACCATTCTGAAGAAAGCAGTGTGATTAATCTCGAATAATCTTTACGAGGCACAGCTATATCTGTATCATCATCCCAGGGAACAAAGCCTTGATATTTGACCGCTCCCATCACTGACCCACCTCTTAAAAAAAAGTGTATATCATTTGCTGTAGCAATTTCTTTCACTTCTTTCAGGGCTTCTAATTCAATTTTTTGAATTTTTAAAATATTCTTATCTTTTGAAAATGTCATACCACATCACTCTCATCAGTAATACCGTGTTCTTCTAAATAACCAAAGATAGTCCCTTTAGAACTCATATCTTTGTAAGTAATTTTTTGAATCGGATAACTAGCGAACGCTTCATCAATTACCGCTAAGTTATTGTCATCTCTCAACCTATACATCAATAATAATGGCAAACTGTTTGGAATTTTGGGCATGTTCTTCAAAATACTGGGATTTTTTTCTAATATCAGATGCCAAAAAATATGAAAAAGATAGTAATCCTGAAGATGATTATGTGTTCGCCAATAACTCAAAAGCATTTCATATAGTCTCGAGATCGTCGGCTCACCTTTTTTCGCGATAATCAACCAGCTAGATAGCCACACAGCATTCCCGGATTGTCCAGGTCTCAAATTTTGATAAAAAAACAGTTCTTGATTTAATAAATATGTATAATTTTTCGGTAAATGGTGAACCATTACAGTGGCATCTATCCAAATGCCGCCATATCTGCTTAATAAGTACGCTCGAATAATGTCCGAAAAATGCGCGTTAGGAATTCGCCCATCCTTCCATTTGCTCAAAATATAGACAGGCAAGTTCACATATTTGCCTAAATTCTCGTGATCGATTACAACAACTTCGTAATCTTTAAAAGCATGTTTGATAGAAGATAGTGCTTTGCGCACGATTTGAGGTGCCTGTTCCTCTCCTTGAACCCAGCATGTCCATACGATTTTTGTGCTTGAAGATGGAATGCTAGAACTGGTTAATTCCTGCTGGAGAATGTTTGCATACTTTTTAGCATACCTCCCTTTGATCTTATTTCTCTTACCCATTTGAACAAGCTCTAAACTGGTTTTGCTAAAGCCATTGAGTGCCACCGAAAAAGCAGTATAGAAAAAGGTATGAGAAAATAAAAGGTCCTTGAGAAAACCAATACCCTTGCTTTTTAATTGTTGTTTTAAATCAAACTGTTGTTTCATTAATACGTTCTCTGGTGAACAGTTCCTCATATTTAGCAATAATATACTCCCAAGTAAATTCGTCAGCCACGCGCTTGCGGGCTGCTTTCGTGTAAGCAGCGACGCGTTTGGCATCATAGGTCTCAGTCTCGTTGATTTGAGCGGCTAAGCTGCCTTGAGCTTTAGTCCAATACATGGCTCCCTCTTGAGCAACAGCTTGATTAAAGGGTACATCAATCAGCATATTTAATCGCGTCATTGACAAAGCCTCCAGTAAGCTGGGATTCGTCCCGCCAACTTCATGACCATGGAAATAGGCGAAAGCCGATTCTCGAATATATTTCAGCAGTTCCTGATCATAGACGGTGCCGACAAATTTGACTCGCGGATCCTGATCAAAATGCGTCTGGGCTTTTAGCTGCTCGTAAAATTTATTCTCTTCGACATTCGTAATCAGGACAAAGTCCTTCTTAGTATCGCTGGCAATAAATTCGCGAATCATCGTCTCGTAATTGTTCTCCGGCACAAAGCGGCCGACGACAAGAAAATAATTATTCTCGGTGATATTTTTTTCAGCGAACCAGTCACGAACTTTAATATCTTTGCTTGTAAGTTTGGACTTTTGTACATCGGTCCCATAAGCAATATAAGTCGTATTGGGATGGAAATCCGCATACTCCTTATTTATGTATTTCTCAATCTCAGGGTTGTCAGCAATCACAAGATCAGCCGCCTGTACCATTTTCTTTTCTGAATATTTCCAGTATTTGCGAACAGGCTTGGGCCATTTGGCTCTCGCCCATTCGTGACCATCTGGATTCAGATAGAATTTGCCACCCAGAGCATGAATTTCTTTAGCAAAGTGCTTGGCAAAAGGCCCGATACGATTGGCTAGGACATAAAAAATAGGATGCTGATCCTTATTTTGTCTGCTAATCCGAATAGCTTCTTTCAGAGCTTTATAATCATAAGCAATTGCTTGAGCCGAGCCGATTTGTGGGACTTTAATCGAGAAGACGTCAGCGCCATTGTAATCAAAGTGCTGATTTTTAGCCGCCAGCTCGCCATTATCCCAGCGAGAAGCAACATGATACTTGATTTTTGTGTTCTTTTGACCAGCGGTCAGTTTATCGACAAAAGTCTCAAAACCACCATAATTGGCTGGAATTCCCTTTGATCCGACGATATAAACATGCTGTATCTCTGTA is part of the Oenococcus sicerae genome and encodes:
- a CDS encoding lipopolysaccharide biosynthesis protein, translated to MLDKRDTRPERNTKPVSFGFKAIFLNTFSGVLVVALNTVLQFLNRTFFIHFLGSTFLGYNGLFTNVLGTLSLAELGIGTAIIYSLYAPLQSRDEILIIRLMHLFKKIYQIIGISVLILGVAIFPFVNQQIQGQPTTMLEIRIVYFFFLLNSVSGYFFTYKRSLLDADQKNYKNQLNLLVFNTLSSLCQMLTLFLLKSFIAYAAVSVFFTVISNIAISFQVDKEYPYINKQISNYHLDPRTVSSIKKLTIGNFSNKVGTITAYSTDNILISMFVGIVQVGLYSNYSLIVATLQSLVSRLFSGLTSTIGLLKLDKSKSDFQIFKKIHFVNVVIALYIFSGLFMLINPFIAAWLGKKFLLSDAIIFLISFNLFLDVYRKTPLTFIDAYGLAWNQRWKSIIESALNLAMSFGLAFFFHLGIFGILLGTTFSVVVFVVWYEPYIVLKYGLGIKLKAILSSTIRDVIGVLFQFIILYLCKSTFVYKGLDDFLLYTTIAFFVPTVVCFLIFFRTEEYGYFAKICVSYLRRIHD
- a CDS encoding glycosyltransferase family 4 protein — encoded protein: MKISIVMRFHDNTASGGRKIVYDYANYLVSRGHEVEIIFEADTFYKLRKLNILKHLGHFLDFVRRAKQQLTITWLSLDKRVLLKTCYSTKRRMFDHQDVILACDYGIALELFEKKVNADRLVYLIQHDEKVYSEERIVRAAWRLPIQKIVVATWLLNLVKKIESHVVLVKNYVRKSDFYIINPIAMRGHVVSLINHPNKYKDTRTGLKALEIVHASFPDLKVIFFGNFEPPENLPTYIYYIQKANIKTLRERIYNQSSIFLFTSILEGWGLVATEAMASGAALVSTRNGGVDDFGIENQTALLNDVEDYQGLADSIISLFNDNSKRIRIATNGAKLVQSLTFKSSAQKFENVLIEVARKAQNNG
- a CDS encoding glycosyltransferase; translated protein: MFVWVILHYMSYKSTLQEVNHILNDITGDKRIIIVDNASPNGSGQKLDEYFATNRRVNVILNQSNVGFARGNDIGYIEALKLKPDFIVLANNDIEFSQKNFIQLVQASFEKQRFDVMGPDVFVPETGIHQNPKRNKAYSNQEVVQIHQRSVRLINQPTLIFKLRANLKRIKILRRFVLQHRQGKVVQSDSVQTNVILHGSLLIFSKDFFIKVASPFDEGTFFYFETEILDKHIRAQGMVSKYDPTIKVLHHQNTATKSSFQSAAKQQKFQLTNMAKSTQRFLDLFGQEN
- a CDS encoding LicD family protein, producing MTFSKDKNILKIQKIELEALKEVKEIATANDIHFFLRGGSVMGAVKYQGFVPWDDDTDIAVPRKDYSRLITLLSSEWSDKYWMASYLNGDEIHSYFPRVLLKPTYQDKLGLKSNNHLGFTIIDILPLDGVPASSFGRFFFKYEVMFFRLLGAVHTANYKDTISQHKGMRKKIISLLNKLHVEKMYSQNWTYDVLDKIYSSRMGNQSKWIGTITGSSFDKEIFPSEIWGRGTFLPFEDTTFRVPARWDDYLKQIYGENYALEVPRVKKTHQLK
- a CDS encoding capsular polysaccharide synthesis protein; amino-acid sequence: MKQQFDLKQQLKSKGIGFLKDLLFSHTFFYTAFSVALNGFSKTSLELVQMGKRNKIKGRYAKKYANILQQELTSSSIPSSSTKIVWTCWVQGEEQAPQIVRKALSSIKHAFKDYEVVVIDHENLGKYVNLPVYILSKWKDGRIPNAHFSDIIRAYLLSRYGGIWIDATVMVHHLPKNYTYLLNQELFFYQNLRPGQSGNAVWLSSWLIIAKKGEPTISRLYEMLLSYWRTHNHLQDYYLFHIFWHLILEKNPSILKNMPKIPNSLPLLLMYRLRDDNNLAVIDEAFASYPIQKITYKDMSSKGTIFGYLEEHGITDESDVV
- the cps2T gene encoding beta 1-4 rhamnosyltransferase Cps2T; this translates as MADTEIQHVYIVGSKGIPANYGGFETFVDKLTAGQKNTKIKYHVASRWDNGELAAKNQHFDYNGADVFSIKVPQIGSAQAIAYDYKALKEAIRISRQNKDQHPIFYVLANRIGPFAKHFAKEIHALGGKFYLNPDGHEWARAKWPKPVRKYWKYSEKKMVQAADLVIADNPEIEKYINKEYADFHPNTTYIAYGTDVQKSKLTSKDIKVRDWFAEKNITENNYFLVVGRFVPENNYETMIREFIASDTKKDFVLITNVEENKFYEQLKAQTHFDQDPRVKFVGTVYDQELLKYIRESAFAYFHGHEVGGTNPSLLEALSMTRLNMLIDVPFNQAVAQEGAMYWTKAQGSLAAQINETETYDAKRVAAYTKAARKRVADEFTWEYIIAKYEELFTRERINETTV